The Cyprinus carpio isolate SPL01 chromosome A19, ASM1834038v1, whole genome shotgun sequence genome has a segment encoding these proteins:
- the LOC109046190 gene encoding ras-related and estrogen-regulated growth inhibitor-like protein encodes MVVQVKPRIRYSSKTMEGNQQKVEANILLLGAENVGKSALTVRFLTRRFIGEYGDIESIYSHTDKIDGRDICFNIWDSLCPRNGEESRYISDRQLQWADGYILVYSICDRASFNVVRQQVQSIRQAKQKLASTAPIIIVGNKRDLQHRRTVSSEEGRLLALSADCGFFEVSAAETYHGVLMVFHKLFELIREARALKKGPAGFKGIVRSVSAVFGRKRTE; translated from the exons ATGGTTGTTCAAGTGAAACCACGCATTCGCTACAGCAGCAAAACCATGGAAGGCAACCAACAGAAAGTGGAGGCCAACATTTTGTTACTTGGAGCTGAGAACGTTGGAAAGTCTG CTCTCACCGTGCGCTTTCTAACCAGGCGGTTCATAGGAGAATATGGAGATATAG AatcaatatacagccatactgacAAGATCGACGGGCGTGATATTTGTTTCAACATATGGGACTCACTTTGCCCGCGG AATGGAGAGGAGTCAAGATACATCAGCGACAGACAGCTGCAGTGGGCGGACGGTTATATCCTTGTTTACAGCATCTGTGACCGCGCCAGCTTCAACGTGGTGCGGCAACAAGTGCAGAGCATACGACAAGCCAAGCAAAAACTGGCCAGCACAGCTCCGATCATCATTGTGGGGAATAAGAGAGACCTCCAGCACAGACGTACAGTGTCCAGTGAAGAAGGCCGGCTGTTGGCACTCTCAGCAGACTGTGGGTTTTTTGAGGTCTCCGCTGCTGAAACATACCACGGTGTGCTGATGGTGTTTCACAAACTGTTTGAGCTCATCCGAGAGGCGAGGGCGCTCAAGAAGGGCCCTGCAGGGTTCAAAGGTATCGTGAGGAGCGTGTCAGCAGTATTTGGAAGGAAGCGGACTGAATAA
- the LOC109060275 gene encoding uncharacterized protein LOC109060275, with product MPRHCSAVGCKSRDTKDIRKSGTTFHILPKKGNPRRTAWIINSRRKGPEGKGQWDPQSGFIYFCSKHFTPDSFELSGVSGYRRLKDDAIPTVFEIQPHGGGDAGKCATKRRGRPRNVDKHISVKNSTNNEDSENQEIFNNEAVVQKVAENECEKGEGEDKHGQPPPQPSSEAPQTSEEMSLDDQQPSPQPPPRPPSPSCYMRRLPPPPGFYLPKEHNYAQLCPLVWRKRYDKAIDSLEKALRLLSAARRRENRLRHALLRLRENRLRSTLFRTRDGPKGKEARGGRFSSWAAQKGQGAKVERGRNLEALEESANDEIDLLAEGWNGQVQTKGKVTGEEEEGCCFYCGRDNEGNKVSGYKEATVGPDEVLGSHTRHKPNTIQEIKRKAKVLKEQKSETSRTDVAPVEQQSYYLYYCESAENEDTMQVVSMELLSTEEETSLELHNNTEAIQQLALLHPQTDMHTAPGPVQYSTTLQETSAPFQLQQIQVLQPQQGLLLSDLVTKEKSDMEQEQQFFWVQEGTDDHVLLMPVPAEARESNRVDVEAVIETVQPQVILERYQSKDAEERDGLTVKCDSAVLTAMGWENGQLSHQSDLRPTLHIKDKHN from the exons atGCCAAGACACTGCTCTGCTGTAGGCTGCAAGTCACGTGACACAAAAGACATTCGGAAATCTGGAACCACTTTTCACAT ATTGCCAAAGAAGGGAAACCCTAGACGCACAGCTTGGATTATCAACTCTCGTCGCAAAGGCCCCGAGGGAAAAGGACAGTGGGACCCCCAGAGTGGTTTCATCTATTTCTGCTCTAAACACTTCACCCCCGATAGCTTTGAACTCTCCGGTGTCAG tGGCTATCGCAGACTGAAGGACGATGCGATTCCCACTGTATTTGAAATTCAGCCTCACGGAGGAGGAGATGCTGGGAAATGTGCAACAAAACGGAGAGGAAGACCTCGAAATGTGGACAAACATATCAG TGTCAAGAACTCCACCAATAATGAAGACTCAGAAAACCAGGAGATCTTCAACAATGAGGCTGTGGTGCAAAAAGTAGCAGAGAATGAGTGTGAAAAGGGTGAAGGGGAGGACAAGCACGGTCAGCCTCCTCCTCAGCCTTCATCTGAGGCTCCTCAAACCTCTGAAGAGATGTCACTAGATGACCAGCAGCCTTCTCCTCAACCTCCTCCTCGTCCACCTTCTCCATCTTGCTACATGAGGCGTCTCCCCCCACCTCCTGGCTTTTACTTGCCGAAAGAGCACAACTACGCTCAGCTGTGCCCTCTAGTGTGGCGTAAGCGCTATGACAAAGCCATCGACAGCTTGGAAAAAGCACTGCGTCTTCTGAGTGCCGCTCGACGGCGGGAGAACCGCCTACGCCACGCGTTACTGCGCCTCAGAGAGAACCGACTCAGAAGTACCCTGTTTCGCACACGAGATGGCCCGAAAGGAAAGGAGGCCCGAGGAGGCAGGTTTTCAAGCTGGGCTGCTCAAAAGGGACAGGGGGCGAAAGTGGAGAGAGGTCGCAATCTTGAAGCATTGGAGGAGAGCGCAAACGATGAAATAGACCTTCTGGCTGAGGGCTGGAACGGACAGGTGCAGACAAAGGGAAAAGTCACtggggaagaagaagaagggtGCTGCTTTTATTGCGGAAGAGACAATGAAGGAAACAAAGTAAGTGGATACAAAGAAGCAACTGTAGGACCTGATGAGGTTCTAGGATCCCACACAAGACATAAGCCTAATACAATCCAGGAAATCAAAAGGAAAGCCAAAGTGCTCAAAGAACAAAAGTCGGAGACCTCAAGGACTGATGTGGCACCTGTGGAGCAACAAAGCTACTATTTATATTACTGTGAGAGCGCAGAGAACGAGGACACCATGCAGGTGGTCTCCATGGAATTGCTGAGCACCGAGGAGGAAACATCTCTCGAGCTCCACAATAATACTGAAGCGATCCAGCAACTTGCTCTGCTGCATCCACAGACCGACATGCACACTGCGCCCGGGCCTGTTCAGTACTCCACGACACTACAGGAAACTTCTGCGCCATTCCAGCTGCAGCAAATCCAAGTGCTTCAGCCGCAACAGGGACTTCTTCTCTCTGACCTCGTCACAAAGGAAAAGAGCGACATGGAGCAGGAGCAGCAGTTCTTCTGGGTACAGGAAGGGACTGATGATCACGTCCTACTGATGCCGGTTCCTGCCGAAGCGAGGGAAAGCAACAGGGTCGATGTTGAGGCTGTGATTGAGACCGTGCAGCCTCAGGTGATACTGGAGAGATATCAGTCAAAGGACGCTGAAGAAAGGGATGGACTGACTGTGAAGTGTGATTCCGCTGTATTAACAGCTATGGGGTGGGAAAACGGTCAGCTCTCACACCAGTCTGACCTGAGGCCCACGTTACATATCAAAGacaaacataattaa